A stretch of DNA from Lotus japonicus ecotype B-129 chromosome 4, LjGifu_v1.2:
CCTATTTGGAGGCATaaagttcatgcaatgcaaaacCTTGTTTAACAGTTTTGCCACAAGCCAGCTCTGATATGATGGCGGCACGGCCAGTCTCTGATATTCCTGGAAGAATACCTCCACTGGAACTAGAAGTACCATTCTTGGGCAGGTCAGCCATGGGTATCGGAGTAGAAGCAGATTGATTCTCAGGTGGAACTGAGACGCCAGAATGAACCTCGGTTGGTAGCACTTGCTCTACCGACATAGGAACCTGTGTTTCCGCTGAGAAGATTGCTTGTTGCATTGCACTGGTGGGGGAAAAGAGCCTTGTACCTCAGTCtgagggtttagagttggaacTGAGAGCTCTTTCCTTTTGATCATTTTCTACAGTAACTGGACTAACTTTGCCTAGTATAAACACAATCCCTCATGCTCTTGTCCAGTTCATGAGTAAGGTACATGCTATTTGGTGCTTCATGAATCACCTGATTAAGCTGAGGCATATAAGGTACATGCTCTTGTCCAGTTCTTAGCTCCTTATCATTGTCTTcaatactaaaattatatataaaaactatattaaataataaaattagttaATAGCTGTatgtcaaattttattttttattaatacttaataaattatttatttgtataAGAAACTTAAAACTTGAAAATTCCTCGACTTGCAAttagtaataaaaaataaaacaatattattcttaattttaatatatgagaaattgaaaatttttccaataagttataaatataagatttattattaactaatggatatttttattaatgtaaagatCAAGTAAATTTTACTATTTTCATGGTAAAGATCAACTAATTTCAACTAATTTCATGGTAAATTATAGGGTTAACTATTAGATtcgtccctgtctttgtctcgccgtctgaggtaagtcccttcccggaaaatttattgcatttgctcctcgtgtttgaaaaacttttggagcggatcctcgccggagggcggagctccggcgagtgcttaaATGGCACGCTGACTAGACTTAATGAGGTGACgtgtaaaagaaaaattaaaaaaaaattacaagtcAGATTTAAAAAATCTAATTAAGCTATTCCTAATTAAAAACCTAACTTAATTAAACAGAAATAATTTTCCCCCAAACTTAACCCAATTCACATCAATTAACCCAAATCCCCAATTCCACAACCCTGCAACCTCATCCAACCTAGAAACCCAGAAACCCCTCAATTCCCACTCTGTTCTTCAACGTGTTTACTGTTCACGCTCCCTCCCAGAAACCCACAACCCAGATCCAAGTTTATGTTCTCTCCCTAAGCTCTCTACGAGTCACACTTCCTCATGTTTATGTTCTGATCTGGACTCTGTCTCTGCGACTCTCTTTCACCCTCTCTGGACCTCCATCGTCGCCGTCAAAGAAGAAGCGATGGTCGGCGCGGTTGAGCTCGACGCCTGGTGGTTGTGGGTGGCTCGTCTTCgtgttatccttcaactcaaccCCCATCGTTCTCATCGATTGTCCACTTCGCAGATACCCAAGTCGGCGTCGGCGTCATCACCGCCGGCGCAGGCAGCGTGCTAGTTCCGCCTCCAGTGAGTAAACTCAGATCTTCCGTGAAACCCTTTATCATCTACTACACCTTGATTCTCAGATCTCAAACCCCAGATCTACACTATGACTAATTCCTGTATTGAGAGAGGAGGGTTGAGATTGTGAGGATGGAGGAGATGACGAGTGAGCAGAGGTGGAGCGCGTGTGTGGGGGACGTGGGGCCAGAGAATGAGTCGGTGTGGTGGTGCGTGAGGTGGTGGCGGAGGGGGATGAAGATGGGATGAAATGGGTATGGGGTGATTGTTGGTGATGGGAGAtaagggaggagaaggaaagggTGAAGAAGATAATTTTGAATCTGAGCTTtctttatttgttaaatttgaGTTTGAATATAGTTGGGAAGATAATTTTGAAGTGGttgggaagaagatgaatctaaatgaaagaagaaaatggtgTGACTTTTGAAGAACTTTGAATCAGCTGATTCGTTCACTAAGTATGTTTTTCCAAGGTGTTCATAATTTTTTCAAACCCAGGTGTTCAAGGTTCTGGATTTGTGTTTAAAGAAGATGTATGAATATGATTTTAATTGGGAATTTGGGTTGGTTAATTAAGTTAGGGTTAATTAGAAATAGGTTAATTAGGTTTAAAATTATGagttgtaattttatttttattttttatttattttttaatgccaCGTGGGTTCATTAATCCTAGTCACCAAGCCACACatgcactcgccggagctccgccctccggcgagggcCTGCTCCAACCACTTTTCAAACAAGAGGACTTCAGACAAAtttttttccggggagggacctacctcagacggcgagacaaagacagggactaatataacAGTTAACcctaaattataaaaaaaatggagGTTGACTAAAAAGATTTcacataattattaaaaattatacCTTTATGATATATCCATAAAAACATTAATAATCAAAAacagttattttaaaaaaattaaaataatactaAAAATTTATTACAACaaattttataatataatatagtattaaataattaatatttttagaaatcaaataattaatagttaaatccaaaataatataatataatataatataatatgatatgatataatataatataatatgatataatataatataatataatatgatataatataatataatagtattaatattaattactaCAAAGAAAAAAAGTACTATATATAAGCCACCTGAGGAGTCTAGTTGTTCCTAGCATATTGGAGTTGAAGAggcaaacagagagagagagagagggagaggttCTTGAGTGAGAGGGTAAAAGGATCACTCAACATTCATTATTTTCAGCAGTTTCCTtaataaatgaataaaaattCGTTCAAGATTTGATTCATTGTGGTAGATTTTTTTCGCCATAACCACTCAATTTTTGTTGTCTTTGCAGCTGATTCATTCCACCAACCCCATTTCGCTCTCATTGTGTTTTCGATTGCTGCGATCTATTTGTGAGTTTTTCTTGATTAACCAATCTTTTTTGCAATTTTATATTCCCTGTTTTCtttattgtaatttttatttggataataattatttaccCTGTTGTTGAAGTAGTGAATGTGAATCCACCCACTGGTGTAAAATTGTGTCTCTGTTCTGTAATTTAGGGATTTGATCCCAGTAGGGACAAGTGGTCCCCGATTGGTgttgttttgatttttgttctttttaaaTCTTTTGTTCTCTCTTTCTTGAGAAAgagtttgattttttatttattttttataagttcCATGGAATGTAAGGAATTATAAATGTGGTGCTTTTTACATGTATGCATTCTTGCTCTTCTGTATTCAATTAAATAAATCAAGGGCTACATAAGTTGTATTTTCTCCTTAACCAACAGTTTTATCCATCCATGATGTAGCAAAAGCTTAATTATTAATTTGTATGCATGTGGTGATAGTGATACTGATTTCCATAGAACTTTCTTCTATCTGTGTTATTCACTGTCTATAAGTGTCCAGTCTCTCTTTCTGATCAACAGGAACTGTTACTTCTTTTCTCAGAAATATTGGATCACTTTGTTTAAATTGTTCCCCCTTCACTTGCTGTTGATCAAGATGGATAATTGTATGCACATTTATACTTTTTGTTGATTCTTTTGCTGTTCAAACTAATGATTACCCCTTGATGATTGCCAGAGAGCTAGAAGATGAACCAGCAGAATCCAGGACCAGGCTCTTCATCAGGTGCTCCGTTGAAACGAAAACGGGGCCGACCGCGAAAAGAACAAAGTGTAGTTCAGGGGCAGAATGTGCCTCCAATGCAGAGAACTAACAATGTGTTGAGTTCCAACCAAACAATGGGCACTGTGCCTGCAATGCCTAGACCTGACTCTGGGTTGTTGAGTTCCAACCAAACAATGGGCACTACAACTAATGACTGTGATGATGAGATGGTGGGGAATGTGGTGACTGGTGTTGTTGAAGCCGCTTTTAATGCAGGGTATCTTATCAATGTTAAGGTGGAAGGCAGTGATACTCTTCTCAGAGGCCTTGTGTTTATACCAGGCAAAGTTAGTCCAGTTACTGCAGAAAATGATGTGGCTCCACATATCAATATGATCAAAAGGAAAGAGCTCCCAgttccaactctaaaccctcaGACTCAGGTACAAGGCTCTTTTCCCGCACCAGTGCAATGCAGCAAACAATCTTCTCAGCCAGAAACACAGGTTCCTATGTCGGTAGAGCAAGTGCTACCAACCGAGGTTCATTCTGGCGTCTCAGTTCCACCTGAGAATCAATCTGCTTCTACTCCGATACCCATGGCTGACTTGCCCAAGAATGGTACTTCTAGTTCCAGTGGAGGTATTCTTCCAGGAATATCAGAGACTGGCCGTGCCGCCATCATATCAGAGCTGGCTTGTGGCAAAACTGTTAAACAAGgttttgcattgcatgaacttgATGCCTCCAAACAGGTCAAAGAATCCAGCGCTGATGGAGGAGCAACTAAAGACTCAGTCTCAGAGCCAGCTTCTCAAACCATCAACCTGTTTCCAACAATTGAAAACACTGATAAGGAGCTCAGAACTGGACAACAGCCTGTGCCTTATATGCCTCAGCTGAATCAGGTGATTCATGAAGCACCAAATGCTTCAAATATTGAATTCAACCTCATCCCTGTAACTGCTGAACCTAAATCCATTCCATCTGAACAGACTAGTAAACCTGTTGACAACTTTGTGGAGGAGCAGGCCTTGCCCAAAGCAGATTTACTTGAAGAGACAAAGAAAGAGTGTGCTATTGACACTTTGAGCAAAGTTGACTCCTCCATTGGAAAACCAAGTACTGGCATTGCTGATATGGATGTGGGATCAAACCTTACACTTGAGACCAGCCAGCCTGAATCCCTACCATCTGCACATGTTGATCAATCTGTTCCTTCTGAGTCCACAAAGCTTCCATCTGAAGGAGGTGACTTTCAGGAGAAGAGTGATCCCCAGAACTTGAGCTCTCTTGCTGATGCTAACAAGGTGAATTCCAATCAACCTACTGGATCTCTAGTCAAGACAGTGGACTCTAGAACCCAGACTGGAGCAGACACTTGAAATctgaagagagaaaaataaagtttcaAGTGTGTTTCTTTTAGTAATAGTTGCCCTTTGATATACTTTTGTCATGTTTTCAGTTTTCGAATAATTATGACTTTTATTTTCTTACATGTTCAGTCTGAATGCTTGGTAATGAGGAGAATATATGCTGTTGGATTTTTGGCACAAATAGATGATTTTGAGTGTGTAGGCTGTTTGTTTAATGTGACTGTCAAGACTCAAGATATGATGATACAGTTAGCTAACAGTACAATTATCATTTTAAGCCTGTTACTCACCTCTTGATATATGACCAAGAAAGTACAATTTGTTGATAATCGGTAATATTGCGAATTAGGGTCTGTTTGATTatagttttcaaaaactgttttcttattttaaaaactgaaaattaaaaacctgTTTGTTTACAAAAACAGCTTTCGAAAACAGTTCtcaatttcagtttttaaaactaaaataccataacagctaaaagatgttttttgtttcagtttttagttttgagattataatttttttaatgttggaaaacatCTTATTCAATCAGTTTTCAAAAACAATTTCTATATACAGTTTTAGTGTTTTGAAAACTAGATTGGTCACAAAATAAATTAGTAggtctaagagcatctccaatgcaaggtttttagttcttatttttgagttaagaactaagaactgagttcttaaccattggaggtgctgatttggaattcttagttcttatttttaagaactcagttcttacataaggagttttactttttgagttcttagaataaaaaattattttttctctctaatccaaattactttattactttatgagtttcgatttattactttatgaaaataaaaagtataaataatgtggttggtagaaccaaatgaatagtggtaagaactaagaactaagagcatctccaatggagtccttattttgggaccttaaaataagatccggatcttattagatctcaccattggagctatcctacatggcatgagatcttagccTTAGCTCTGATACTCTCAAATgtgagatcttaaataaaataatttttttttctctccttcaataccataaccaaagtaaaaattagggaggaaaataaataatataaatatattgggtgTTGTGGGTCCAgtcaaaaagtaaaataaaatctcaaccactagagtgaaatgtgcatgaagaccttatgagtgtcttaaatcctatgtggcaatttgggcccacaaaaattgagttaagtcccaaaataagttcctaccaatggagatgctctaagaactcatggttggagcaaaattgtttgagagttacttaagcacatgtgacaatacgggcccacataaattgtgcgaagaactaagaaataagaactagcattggagatgctctaaggctACCCAATGCACGGAAGCATAAGGCTAAGGCTACCACAGTTGCTTATTAGGCCTAGTCTTCAATATTTAGTATGTaatgaaaattataaaacaGAATTGTTTGATAAAAGTTGGTTGATCATCCTTGTTAAAATTCTTCACTTTGCTAGGGTTCAAGTTTTTAGCTATATATGTCTCCTTTGCTCTGCTAGGATTTTTAGTAGAGTGACGTGCTGAGAGGTTTTGCTCCCGGGTTGGATCCATGTCCATAGGTAAGGGGGAAGTGCCCCACTTAATTTTCCAATATTACATTAATAATATACATAGTAGTATTAGAATATGGAGTCTTATATTGCTCCCACAAAGCTAGAAATGCCCCTATATACTGCCAAACTCTATAATCTATTGTTTGGATTGTGAGATAAAGTAAGAAGAGAGATGAATAGAGAAAAAGTGTTGAGAAAAGAAGATATTTTATAGAATGTTTGGTATAGTAGAAAAAGAATGAGGTGTTGTGTCTATTGTCTCCTTTTGTTTGGTCGGTAGATAGAAAATGACTTTTGTATGAAATGTCAATTTTACCTTaagtatataaatatttataaataagtGTGATAACCATTGCGagttaaaatgagaaaaaaggGGGAAAATTACAAACTACAACTTTCTCTTCAAATTAGTGGGGTAAGGTTGTTTGGCTATTCAAAAGTAGAAAACAGTTATAGCAAGATATAAAATGTGCAATCCATCAAATTtccaaacatgaaataaataatcAGCAAACAATTTTTGTAATCATACAAAATCCGCACAGAACATGGATGTCATTAGGAATCATAGAATACtagttttaaaaaagaaaaaagagcaACATAGGTCTTCCAACCAACGGAAAATAAGTATCACATAGGATTACAGAAGTTGGGAAAATTGGGGCTCAAGATTTCAACTGTATCCCATTTGCTGtggctgctgctgctgttgctgaGCTGGTTGGTAATTTGCATATCCTGGATAACCGGCATACATGTTGGGGTCCTGTCCAGCAGGAGCATAACCATAATTTTCATAACCCTGAGCATATCCATAATATCCAGCACCGCCAGCACTATTATTCCACTGGCTTGGATCTGACTGAGTCTGAAAATCATCCAAGGAATacaaattcataaataaaaaaccAGTAACACATTGCAGCAGATACAGTTCAGAATCACAATCAGTAAATTATATTACCTGTTTGTTTGAAGGACTTCGGCCCCACGAAAGCCGAACATTTTGTCCGCCTAAAAGTGTACCATTCAAAACCCGAAGTGCCTCCTCTGCGCAGCTCCTGATACAAGAAAAATCATGGTGCAATCAGCATGCTGCATAGGCAGAGTAAGTGATTTCTCATAAGTATTGaaatcataaaattaatttacctGTCTGCAAATTGGACAAACCCACATCGCTTGCCTTGTGGAATCTTCACATGAACTAAATCTCCATACAGCCCAAAAACTTGTCTCAAATGGTCATCCGTAACATTAGGATCCAAATTGCCGACAAAAATCTGCAATAAAAAGGACAAGTCACAAACAAGCACAAGGGAAGTAATTTCTATATTGCAAAGAAGTACGCACAGTTGTATTATTTGGATCATTCTCGTTCTGTGGCCCTTGAGAATTCTGATATGACGCTGCATGTTCAAAGTACACATGAAGTAAAAAGatgaaaaacattaaattaGGAAGGAAGCAGTTCAAGAAAAAAGACACCAAACAAGGAAGagaacaaataaaaatattcaaCAATTTGCTAAATATGATAGGTACAATTTAATCTTGAAGTGTTACTACTTCAAGTGTAGCTTATTCATACATTCAGTCATAACACATAACAGCTGTTAGGAC
This window harbors:
- the LOC130710075 gene encoding uncharacterized protein LOC130710075; its protein translation is MNQQNPGPGSSSGAPLKRKRGRPRKEQSVVQGQNVPPMQRTNNVLSSNQTMGTVPAMPRPDSGLLSSNQTMGTTTNDCDDEMVGNVVTGVVEAAFNAGYLINVKVEGSDTLLRGLVFIPGKVSPVTAENDVAPHINMIKRKELPVPTLNPQTQVQGSFPAPVQCSKQSSQPETQVPMSVEQVLPTEVHSGVSVPPENQSASTPIPMADLPKNGTSSSSGGILPGISETGRAAIISELACGKTVKQGFALHELDASKQVKESSADGGATKDSVSEPASQTINLFPTIENTDKELRTGQQPVPYMPQLNQVIHEAPNASNIEFNLIPVTAEPKSIPSEQTSKPVDNFVEEQALPKADLLEETKKECAIDTLSKVDSSIGKPSTGIADMDVGSNLTLETSQPESLPSAHVDQSVPSESTKLPSEGGDFQEKSDPQNLSSLADANKVNSNQPTGSLVKTVDSRTQTGADT